CAGACGCTGCTTGAGCTGGTTGATTACGTGGCTACTGCTAACGGGAAGTTTAGCGAGACTGTTATCCAAGAAGCGGTTAGAATGGTGTCCGTTAACATATTCAGAACGTTGAATCCTCAGCCTCGTGAGAATAAAGTTATTGATGCGTTGGATTTGGAAGAGGAAGAGCCTTCTATGGATCCTTCTTGGCCTCACTTGCAGCTTGTCTACGAGCTTCTCTTGAGGTTTATTGCTTCGCCTGACACCGAGACTAAGCTGGCTAAGAAGTACATTGACCAGTCTTTCGTCACGCGGTTGCTGGATCTGTTTGATTCAGAGGatcctagagagagagactgtcTCAAAACCGTTTTGCATCGCGTCTATGGTAAATTCATGGTTCACCGTCCCTTCATCAGGAAATCCATAAACAATGTCTTCTACAGGTTTGTATTTGAGACTGAGAAACACAACGGGATTGCTGAGTTTCTTGAGATTTTGGGGAGTATCATCAACGGGTTTGCACTGCCGCTTAAGGAAGAGCACAAAGTGTTTCTGGTTCGGGCGTTGATACCTCTCCACAAACCGAAATGCTTGCAGATGTATCACCAGCAGCTGTCTTATTGTATCACGCAGTTTGTGGAGAAAGATTGCAAACTTGCTGATACGGTTATAAGAGGACTGTTGAAGTCTTGGCCTGTGACGAATAGTTCTAAGGAAGTCATGTTTCTAAACGAGCTAGAGGAAGTGTTGGAAGCGACTCAGCCACCTGAGTTCCAACGGTGTATGGTCCCGTTGTTTCGCCGAGTTGCTAGGTGTTTGAACAGTCTCCATTTTCAGGTAACCATCTAATATGTTTCTCTCCAATTGCGTTTTGAGGTTTTGATGATTCTTGGATGAGATTGGATGTGTATTGTCTGGTTGAGTCTTTTTGCTTGCTTGATGTTGTTGTGCAGGTTGCGGAAAGAGCTTTGTTCTTATGGAACAATGATCATATCGAGAATCTAATAAAGCAGAACTGTAAAGTTATTCTTCCTATCATTTTCCCTGCACTGGAGAGAAACACTCAGAAGCATTGGAACCAAGCTGTTCATAGCTTGACGCTGAACGTGCAGAAGATATTTAATGACAACGATCCAGAGTTCTTCAAGGAATGTCTCGCCAAGTTCAGAGAAAGTGAATCAAAAGAAGCTGAAGTCGAAGCGAAACGCCAGGCCACATGGAAACGTTTGGAAGAGATTGGGATGCAAAAGCAAAAGAGTTCTTCTTCCTAAGGTTTGCTTTagttgtagagagagagagagagagagaggttttgGGTTTTTGTAATTTCGTTTTTTACTACATCGGAatattggttttctttttcttttttttggtattcTCTCCAGAAATCTTTAGTGAGAACAAGTTTCAGTTTCCATCTTCTTTGAAGAGATGCAAAGATGTAAGATCATTtcttgttttaattttctttatttatgatCTTCTTGTTCACAGTCTGCTTAGCCTTTGAGTTTTTACAGATATGTAGAGGGCTTTCAAGTCTTATAACACATGAAATTTTCATAAAGATTACATCAAATGAACATACCATATAACTTGCACACATAACATACACAAAGAGACTCAATTCCACTTGCTCTTCAACTTATCAACATGTTTAAACTCATATGTCAACACCAAGCTCCCATCATTTCTCCTCAACTCAAAGCTCTCTACCAATAAATAACATCGGTAACTCTTCCAGTACGGTCCACCgccttcaaacctctctgatCTCTTAATGCTAGACCTTATCTTAGACCAGCCAAACCTCTCCTCTTCCCATTTCATCTGCTCCAAGACAACAGAGCCAAGACCTATCTTCTCCTCGGTCCCTGAGACACTAAACCAGACAACTTTATCTGAATCCACACCTTTTGCCTCTCTTGCAATCTCCCCTCCTCCAAGCTTAACCACTTCCGTTTCCACCTCCACGTCAACCACAGCCTCAAACTGTTTATCCTCAACGTTCTCGCACAAGAAAACCTCTTCAAATCTTTGGTGAAGGGTCATGCTGTAATACATGGATCTCATCATCTGATCCTTTGCATCTCCTTCCTTTACAAACAAGAAGGGAACATACCATTTCCCAACTACAACGCTCTTGTCAAGATCAGGAAGCTCGTAACGAAGCTTTGCATCTACTACGCCCTTTGCATCATCAACCAAACCAAAGTCTTCAGAAGACGAGAAAGGAACCGTCCAGCCTTTCCTCCTAAGGAACCGGGGTGGTATGCCGTCTGAAGCAGCGGATGTGGCGAAGAACTTACTGGTTGATGATCCTCTTTGATGGATCTCAAACTGTTGGTATGTGTCATAAGGATCTAGAGGCCTTGGAGTAGCGTTGGGGATGTAAGAAAAGCAAAAGCAACAAGGAGCCCTGTCTCCTTCTTTTGCACTAACACACGCTTCTCTGCAAGTTTAAAGAGTAGTAAGTTTTGAGTGACAATCTTTGTTATAGAACAatataaaaacaacaaagatTTAACAGTTTAAAGATAATACATAAACTACTAATCTTGGCTTAAGATAAACTAGGGTGATTAACATTTCATATAAGCTAAACTTGCGTAGTCATGCAATAGATTCATACCCTGTGTGTTTCCCACGTCGCCTTATAACATAGTAAAGATTGGAGGAAGGAGGTTGATGAAGAACAGGAATGAACGCGACCGAGTCAAGCAGGACAATCCTGTCATCTCCTCCTATGTTGAAACCAGAGCTCAGGTAACAAACAGACAAGAAACAGAACAGGGTTTAGGAAATAATAGAAAGGTTAACTAACTTCCTATTTGGTACTTGACGGTGACCTTTGCGTTCTGAGGAAACGGCAAACCGTTGAGATCACAGTCAAAACATTTTCCGAAGCAACACTTGGGCTGAGACTCTTCGTCTTGGATCACCAACACGCCTGAGTTTGGACCTTCTGCTTGCAACGTTAGCTCAGATGGGTTTCTCTGGTATTCAGTCAAACGCTTAGTAACATACATCTCTTCTTTTGATTCTTTTGTTTCTCATCAAGATCTATCTTGTCTCATCGTTTATATAAACAAATGATCACAAGAACGTGCCAGGAAGTTTACTGAGATAGTTGTTTATAAGCTAATCTTTGACCCAATCTGAGGTTTGACTTGAACATTTGTCAGAATCTCATGTGGATGATTTCTCTACGAAGAcataatatttgattatttattcaCCTGAAGAGGTGAAGTGTAAGAACTAA
This region of Brassica napus cultivar Da-Ae chromosome C5, Da-Ae, whole genome shotgun sequence genomic DNA includes:
- the LOC106450734 gene encoding serine/threonine protein phosphatase 2A 57 kDa regulatory subunit B' theta isoform translates to MWKQIISKLPKKSSKNHSSSNATASTSKSSSSSDNGTGKSHAKNAAPAAKPATAPPPDPGPKDGNFKQGNGIYEALPSFKDVPNAEKQTLFLKKLSLCCVLFDFSDPSKNVKEKEIKRQTLLELVDYVATANGKFSETVIQEAVRMVSVNIFRTLNPQPRENKVIDALDLEEEEPSMDPSWPHLQLVYELLLRFIASPDTETKLAKKYIDQSFVTRLLDLFDSEDPRERDCLKTVLHRVYGKFMVHRPFIRKSINNVFYRFVFETEKHNGIAEFLEILGSIINGFALPLKEEHKVFLVRALIPLHKPKCLQMYHQQLSYCITQFVEKDCKLADTVIRGLLKSWPVTNSSKEVMFLNELEEVLEATQPPEFQRCMVPLFRRVARCLNSLHFQVAERALFLWNNDHIENLIKQNCKVILPIIFPALERNTQKHWNQAVHSLTLNVQKIFNDNDPEFFKECLAKFRESESKEAEVEAKRQATWKRLEEIGMQKQKSSSS
- the BNAC05G09910D gene encoding uncharacterized protein BNAC05G09910D, whose amino-acid sequence is MYVTKRLTEYQRNPSELTLQAEGPNSGVLVIQDEESQPKCCFGKCFDCDLNGLPFPQNAKVTVKYQIGRGDDRIVLLDSVAFIPVLHQPPSSNLYYVIRRRGKHTGEACVSAKEGDRAPCCFCFSYIPNATPRPLDPYDTYQQFEIHQRGSSTSKFFATSAASDGIPPRFLRRKGWTVPFSSSEDFGLVDDAKGVVDAKLRYELPDLDKSVVVGKWYVPFLFVKEGDAKDQMMRSMYYSMTLHQRFEEVFLCENVEDKQFEAVVDVEVETEVVKLGGGEIAREAKGVDSDKVVWFSVSGTEEKIGLGSVVLEQMKWEEERFGWSKIRSSIKRSERFEGGGPYWKSYRCYLLVESFELRRNDGSLVLTYEFKHVDKLKSKWN